The Pseudomonas sp. SCA2728.1_7 DNA segment TCCTCCTCGTTGTATCCATTCCAATGGATCACTTCGTGGTGGAAACGCTTGCAGCCACGGCACACCAGATCACCGTAAACAGTGGAGCAGAGGCCGACGCAAGGGGTCTTGATGGTCTGATTGGGCATAAGATAGGCAAAACACTGAAACGCGGAACAGGTCGGCATGTTAGCCCTTTGTCGGCCATTGATCACCCCTCAAACATCAGGGTCTCAGCCGTACCGCGCGTTTGACCCGGCCGCGCGCATTGCCACGAAAGTCCAATAGAGCGCGACTTACCTTTAAATTTTTTTTGCCGTAGAATCAGCCAGCCTTTTAAGGCGCCAATGTCCGTTAGAAGCTGTTTTCAAAGCGTCACGAGCACAGTCGTTCCTTCAGAGCGGTGTTGGCGAGGGATTTTTCCAGCGGGGAAAAATCCAGCGCCAACCCTCATCAGCTCCCCGTTCTGCAGGCGTAAAACTTTGAAAGCAGCTTCTGTAAGGAATTGCCGGTAATTCTGGCCGAACGACCCACAACGTCGTGAGGAGCATGAGTACGGCAATTTCGGGATGAGCGTCCCGGACACCCATTTGGGACCACTGATGAGGGTAATAACTGTGCTTGAAGCCTACCGCAAACATATCGAAGAGCGTGCAGCCCTGGGTATCGTTCCCCAGCCGCTTAACGCCGAACAAACAGCAGGCCTGGTCGAGCTGCTGAAAAACCCTCCGGCTGGCGAAGAAGAATTTCTCGTTGACCTGATCACCAATCGCATTCCACCAGGCGTGGACGAAGCGGCTTATGTCAAAGCCGGCTTCCTGTCTGCACTGGCCAAGGGCGAAGTTTCCTCCCCTCTGCTGGACAAAAAGCGCGCTGTAGAACTGCTCGGCACCATGCAGGGCGGCTACAACATCGTCACTCTGGTTGACCTGCTGGACGACGCCGAGCTGGCGCCAGTCGCTGCCGCGCAACTCAAGCACACCCTGCTGATGTTCGATGCGTTCCACGACGTCGCGGAGAAAGCCAAGAACGGCAACGTTCACGCTAAAGCCGTGCTGCAATCCTGGGCTGACGGCGAGTGGTTCAAAAACCGCCCAACGCTGGAAGACAAGATCAGCCTGCGCGTTTTCAAAGTCACCGGCGAAACCAACACCGACGACCTGTCCCCTGCTCCAGATGCCTGGTCGCGTCCAGACATCCCGCTGCACGCCCTGGCCATGCTGAAAATGGCCCGTGACGGCATCGTTCCTGATCAACAGGGCGCCATCGGCCCGATGAAGCAGATCGAAGAAATGCGCGGTCAAGGCTTCCCGATCGCCTACGTCGGTGACGTGGTCGGTACCGGTTCGTCGCGTAAATCCGCTACCAACTCGGTGCTGTGGTTCTTCGGCGACGACGTTCCTTACGTGCCGAACAAGCGCGCTGGCGGTTTCTGCTTCGGCAGCAAAATCGCTCCGATCTTCTACAACACCATGGAAGATGCCGGCGCACTGCCAATCGAGTTCGACGTTTCCAACATGCACATGGGCGACGTGATCGACCTGTACCCGCATGCTGGCAAAGTCTGCAAACACGGCACCGACGAAGTCCTGACCACCTTCGAAATGAAGACTCCGGTGCTGTTGGACGAAGTCCGCGCTGGCGGCCGTATCCCGCTGATCATCGGCCGTGGCCTGACCGAGAAGGCTCGCGCCGAACTGGGTCTGCCAGCGTTCGACCTGTTCAAGAAGCCTGATGCACCGATCGAAAGTACCAAGGGTTACACCCTGGCGCAGAAAATGGTCGGCAAGGCTTGCGGTCTGGCAGAAGGCAAAGGCATCCGCCCTGGCACCTACTGCGAACCGAAGATGACCACCGTAGGTTCTCAGGACACCACCGGTCCAATGACCCGTGACGAACTGAAAGACCTGGCGTGCCTGGGCTTCTCCGCTGATCTGGTAATGCAGTCGTTCTGCCACACCGCGGCGTATCCAAAGCCGATCGACGTGACTACCCACCACACCCTGCCTGACTTCATCATGACCCGCGGCGGCGTTTCCTTGCGTCCGGGCGACGGCATCATCCACTCGTGGCTGAACCGCATGCTGCTGCCAGACACCGTCGGTACCGGTGGTGACTCGCACACCCGTTTCCCGATGGGCATTTCGTTCCCGGCCGGTTCCGGTCTGGTTGCGTTTGCTGCAGCCACCGGCGTTATGCCGCTGGACATGCCGGAATCGATCCTGGTGCGCTTCAAAGGCAAAATGAAACCTGGCATCACCCTGCGTGACCTGGTTCATGCGATTCCTTACTTCGCCATCCAGAACGGTCTGCTGACCGTTGAGAAGAAAGGCAAGAAAAACGCTTTCTCCGGCCGCATCCTGGAAATCGAAGGTCTGGAAGGTCTGACCCTGGAGCAGGCGTTCGAACTGTCCGACGCCTCGGCCGAACGTTCGGCTGCCGGTTGCACCATCAAGCTGTCGAAAGAGTCGATCACCGAGTACCTGAACTCCAACATCACCCTGCTGCGCTGGATGATCGGCGAAGGCTACGGCGATGCGCGTACCCTGGAGCGTCGTGCTCAAGCGATGGAAGCCTGGGTTGCCAACCCGGAACTGATGGAAGCCGATGCCGACGCCGAATACGCCGAAGTCATCGAAATCGATCTGGCCGACATCAGCGAGCCGGTACTGTGCGCGCCGAACGATCCGGACGATGCTCGTCTGCTGTCCAGCGTTGCTGGCGAGAAGATCGACGAAGTGTTCATCGGTTCGTGCATGACCAACATCGGTCACTTCCGCGCTGCCGGTAAACTGCTGGATCAGGTCAAGGGTCAGCTGCCAACCCGTCTGTGGCTGTCGCCGCCGACCAAGATGGACGCTCACCAACTGACCGAAGAAGGCTACTACGGCATCTACGGCAAGGCTGGTGCACGCATGGAAATGCCGGGCTGCTCGCTGTGCATGGGTAACCAGGCACGTGTAGAGCCGAACAGCACCGTGGTGTCGACATCGACCCGTAACTTCCCGAACCGTCTGGGCGACGGCGCGAACGTCTACCTGGCTTCGGCCGAGCTGGCGTCCGTGGCTTCGATCCTGGGTCGCCTGCCGACCGTCGAGGAGTACATGGAATACGCTGGCAAGATCGACAGCATGGCGGCCGATATCTACCGCTACCTGTCCTTCGACCAGATCGCCGAGTTCCGTGAAGCTGCTGCGAACGCCAACATCCCGGTCGTTCAAGCCTAACGTTACAACGCAATGAAAAACGCCGCCCATCGTGAGATGAGCGGCGTTTTTTTTATGCTTCACATATAGACCCTGTGGGAGCGAGCCTGCTCGCGAAAGCGATTCATCATCCAATAGTTACATCGACTGACACACCGCTTTCGCGAGCAGGCTCGCTCCCACATTTGATTCTTGCCAGACAAGAGAACTGCATTTCCCCCATAGAGTTATGGGTTGAACTTGAGGGCTTTCTGCACGGCGCCATCGACGCTCAAACCGCTGAGAATCACACCGTTGGCCTGCACTTCAGGCAAAGCCTCCAACACCGTCAGCGCTTCATGCTTGAGCCGCGCCAGAATCAGCCGCTTGCCCTCCTGATGCACCCGCAAGAAAAACTCCTGCATCGCCTCAATGCTGGTGCCATCCAGGTCCGGCGTCTCTTCAAGACTCAGAATCACCGTGTGCACCGGCACCTCTGCATGGCGGACCAGTCTTAACGCCGCCCCCAGAATTCGTTCAACGTTGGCAAAGAACAACGCCTCACTGGGCCGAATGATCATTACGCCAGGCTCCGTCTGGGCAATGGGATGACGCTGCACATCAACAAAATCGTGCCCGCCATCAATCCGCCCGAGCACCTGAATATCCGCCGCCGACATCTGTTTGAGCATCAACAGCACACTGATCGCCACCGAGACCAGCAAGCCGTCCAGCACGCCCAATAGCAGCACGGCAGAGACTGCGCAGATCACCAGCAAACGATCCCGGCGCCAGATGAAATACCGGCCCAGCGGCTGCAAACTCAAGCCGCGACCCAACGCATGCATGACAATCGCGGCGAGGATCGGCTCCGGCGTCAGGGCAATCCATGGCAACACCGTCAGCACGATGATCAACACCACCAGTGCTGCCACCGCGCCGGCCCAGCGTGACGTCGCACCCGCTGCTTCATTCGCCGAAGTCGCCGAATACCCGGCGCCTGCCGGCATGCCATGAAACAACCCGGAAAGCAGGTTCGACGCGCCCAGCGCCAGCAGATCGCGGTTTGAAGTGACGCGGTCGCCATGCTTGAGCGCATACGCACTGATCGAGCCATACGACTCCGCATACAGAATCATCACCAGCGCAAACCCTACCTCGCCCAAACGCAGCCAGTCGGCGAACGGCAGCACTGGCAAATTGGGCACTTCGAGGCTGAGGTCAATCATGCCGATCATCTTCACGCCGTATGCCGGCAGGTTCAGCCATTGCCCGGCGACGATGACGATCACCACCACCAGCAAGCCACCGGGTAACCGAGGGAATCGTGAAAACAACCCTAGCAACACCAGCGCAACGGCAGCGACAGCGGCGGCTGGCCAGTTCCATTGCGGCAGTTGTTCAAGCAATTGCGGGGCGAAGCGCACCAGATTGGCGTCAGTCAGATGCACGCCGACCACGCTGGCGACCTGTTTGAGAATGATCGTCAGCGCCAGGCCGAAGGCAAATCCGCGTAAAACCGGTTTGGCGATGAAGGCGGTGACACTGCCCAGACGAAAGAGCCCGGCCAATAGAAACAAGCCGCCCGTGACCAACACCAGGCCGACTGCCAGGGTCGAGCGCAATTGCGTGTCACCATTGGCCAGCGTCGCCGTCGCGGCCGCCAGCACTGCGGCCGACGAGGACGTCGCCGACACAATCGCAAAACGACTGGTGCCGAACACCCCATAACACAGCAACCCGGCAAACAGGGCGATCACCCCTGCCTGAGGCGCCAGCGCGGCGATGGTCGAATACGCCACCGCTTCGGGCAGCAAGAGGCCTGCGATGGACAGGCCGGCGAGCACGTCCTGCCAGCGATTGATGGGTGCAACAGGTGGCGCGAGGCTCGACAATCCACTGTCTCCAGACGAAAAAAAACCGCTGCGCATCGGTGATGCGCAGCGGCGTACTGTAGCTCAAAAACAAAAGATCGCAGCCTTGTGCAGCGTCTGCTCAGGGATTCAGGCAGTGGCTGCCGCAGGCTGCGAACTTTTACATCGTCAGCTTGTAAACCAGTGCCGAAATCGCTACCAGACCTACCGCCGTTACAAACACGTTAGAGGCCTGACCACGATAGCGCGCCATCGCCGGAATCTTGCGAATCGCATACATCGGCATCAGGAACAGAATCGCCGCGATTACCGGGCCGCCGACGGTTTCGATCATGCCCAGAATGCTCGGATTCAGGGTCGCGATGATCCAGCAGATCACCAGCATGAAAGCCGCCACGATGCGATCCAGTGCCTTGGCGCTCGGACGCTTGCCGCTCTTCACGATCAAGCCTTTCAGGCCCTCACTGGCGCCGATGTAGTGACCGAGGAACGACTTGGAGATCGCGACAAACGCGATCAACGGCGCGGCGAACTCAATGGTCGGATTGTTGAAGTGGTTGGCCAGGTACGACAGGATCGACAGATTCTGCTCTTTGGCTTCCGCCAATTGCTCCGGTGACAACGTCAGCACGCAACTGAAGACGAAGAACAGCACCATCAGCACCATCAATGCATGGGCGCGGAACAGGATCTGCGAGCTGCGCTCATCGGCATGCACGCCGTACTGACGCTTCTGATCCACTGCAAACGCCGAAATGATCGGCGAATGGTTGAACGAGAACACCATCACCGGAATCGCCAGCCACAGCGTGTGCAGCAGCGCCGACGGCGGCGGCACCTGCGAAACGGTGGTCAGGATACCGCCGTTCCAGTGCGGAATCAGGTATACCGCCAGAAACAGCAGCGCGACGATGAACGGGTACACCATCAGGCTCATCGCCTTGACGATCGCCTCCTGGCCGCAACGCACCACAGCCAGCAAACCAAGAATCAGCACGAACGACAGCAGCGCACGTGGCGGCGGTGTGATGTGCAATTGATGCTCAAGGAAACTGGCGACCGTGTTGGTCAAGCCGACGCTGTAGATCAGCAGGATCGGGAAGATCGCAAAGAAATAAAGCAGCGTGATCAACGCACCAGCCTTGATGCCAAAATGCTGTTCGACCACTTCAGTGATGTCGGCGCCTTCGCGACCGGAAAGCACAAAACGGGTCAGACCGCGGTGAGCGTAGAACGTCATCGGGAACGCCAACAGCGCAAGGACCACCAGCGGCCAGAAGCCACCCAAGCCTGCGTTGATCGGCAAATACAGGGTACCGGCGCCAATGGCCGTTCCAAACAACCCCAACATCCAGGTGGTGTCCTGGCGATTCCAGCTCGAGAGTTCAGCGGGTGCTGCTGCATCAAAGCGCTCTTCGACGCTATTGGCCTGATCATTCATCCGGTCGGATCTCCGCATTCCGGTCACTTGCCACTCGGTCAGGACGCGTCGGAAAAAACCGACAGACATGCTCCGGCCGAAACAGGGGCGCGATTCTCCGCGATAAATGAGCAGAAGCAAAGACTTAGCTGAGGAATGGTTGTGCGGAGCAGATCAGTGGGGTGTCGTTTTCTGGAAAACTGCTGTCGCCCACAACTACGTCGAATGTCGTTTTTGGCCCGTATCAGCGACAAGCGCCCCCGTCAGGAAAACATTTCAGATCACACGAAGAATCATCGTCCCGATTGTGATGACGACCAGCGCAAACACTGCCCCCATACCGAACCTGAATAATTCTGAGCGAATCTCCGCTGGGGACAGACCTTTGGCCTCTTCAGCAAACTCGGCGTCCTCTCGTCGAAGTCGTTCAACTCTGGCTTCAGGGTCTTCTCTGTACATATTTAACGTCCTTTGCTAAGTCGCGAGACCAATCTGTTATGTAAAACGTTATTGAGCAGCCGGTACGCCTGATCGCAAACCATGATGGGTGAAGCGCTTCATTTAAAACCTGGTCAATATTCCGAATACAGCAGTAATCGCAGTTAGCAGCCCCGTGCCTACTGCTACCGGGTACCAGAACCGCTCTCGTTTTAGTTTGTTTTCCTCAGCCATAAGCTTGCGTCTCTCGACAATGAGCTTGCGTGATTCGTTTTGTAGCCTTTCGAGTTCCAGATTTTCCCGATCATTCTGAAGCATTTGCCTTCCTTGGCTGTTGGCAGTGACTGAACAGGCTGCTTTGGATCCTGATGATTTCGCATTCATCACTTGCCAGGTAGCAGACGAGTCTGGCGGATTCGTAGGTAAATTCCTCAAATCAGGTAGGTCGCCTCAAATAGAGACTTTTAGGTAATGCGCAGAGATCAAGCGCCCTATTCTTTCAATTTGGCCCACTTGATCTAGCGTGAGATGAATCCCCTGCCCTGCGGAGCCTTCCCATGCCACTGGTTCGCGTCGATATCCAGCAAAACCCCGACCCCACTTTCGCCAAACGCATCGGCGAGCACATCTACGCTGCCCTGCGCAGTTGTATCGATGTGCCCGAGCACGACAACTTCCAGATCCTCACCGAGCACGACAGTCAGCACCTCGTTTACGACCCGCAGTATCTGGGGATCCAGCGCAGTGATGGCGTGGTGTTCATTCAGATCACCATCAGCGAAGGGCGCTCGATAGAGAAGAAACAGTTGCTGTTCAAAACCATCGCTGAAAGCCTGCACACCCAACTGGCGGTGCGCCTGGAAGACGTGTTCATCAATCTGGTGGAGGTGAAAAAAGAGAACTGGTCATTCGGTAACGGCATTGCGCAATACGTCACTTGAGCGGGTGATTGACAGCCCGGCATCGGTGCCAGCATGATCGGCCCCATGAACATTCGCGCGCTGCAACTCACCCGTACCACCACGACCGCCACCGGCGGGTCGTGGTGTTTCTGCCTGAGGTAAACCCAGCGCAGCAAACCCAAGGCCCCGCCAGCAATGGACGGGGCCTTGTTGTTTCTCCCGTCCGTGCGGCATCTGCAGCCCCCAAGGAGAAACACCATGCCCGCAGCACTGTTGATCATCGATATGCAGGTTGGTCTGTTCCACGGACCGGAAAAGCCCTACCAGGGCGAACGGGTTCTGGCCAACATCCAGCGCCTGGTCGCTCAGGCCCGCGCGAATCAAGTGCCGATCTTTGCCGTGCGCCACACCGGCCCGGACGGCTCACCGATTGCCGCTGGCAGTCCTTTCTGGCAATTACTGCCAGCGCTTGAGCTGGACGCAGACATCGATACCCTCTTCGACAAATCCCGCCCGAATGCCTTTCATGGCACTCAATTGGCTCGGCAACTCGAATCCGCGCAAGTCGATGACCTTTATATCGTCGGTATGAAAAGCCAGTTCTGCATCGACAGCACCTGCCGCGCCGCCGCGGATCTCGGCTTCAAGCCATTGCTGGTCGTTGACGCCCACACCTGCATGGACACTGCCGCGCTACCGGCCGCAGCAATCATCCAGCATCACAACGCAACCCTCGGCGCTGCCTTCGCGCGTTTAATCAACTGCGCTGAAGTGACGTTCTAAGGAAATCCACTCTGAAGTTGACGCAACTTGACTTGCTGCGGTTGCGTCAACCAGACATTTGTTACGGCATCCTCTGTCCTACAGCATCGTGTAATTAATTAAGGGTGCCAGCGACTTCAACTACAGACAACACCAACAAACAAGCAAATCGAACACCAACTTTTCAGAATATTCCTACAGCCTAAACAGCCAAAAAAAACCAACAACAAAATATTACTTAAAGCCGAATGCCAGCCATTTGTTACAAACAACTACCCAGCCATTGAACAATATTCCGCGGCAGGTCTATATTTTTATCGCCCTGAAGTTGAACGACCAACAATTAAAGTGTGATCAAGAGGACACAGCATGCAGAAGAACATGATGACCGGCCTGTTGTTGGCCGCACTGCTTGCCCCGCTCGCCAGCGCCAACGCCGACGTCCGCGAGCTGGCTTCTTCGCCCCGATGGCTGACCACCAAGGTCTACCTCGACGGCGCCCCTGAAACCGACGTCAAAGCGAAGTACCCCGGCGTCGTTGGCATATCGACCTGGGATCCCGAGCGTAATCGATACGAATTCTTTTACACCGATACCGGCGAATCAAAGTACAACAACGGCGGCGGCGGTTATTTCTTTGTCACCGGCGATCAGCAACAGCACATTCTTGTGCCGGATGTCGGCCCGACCAGAACATGGGCCAGACGTCTGGAAACATTGAACAACCGTGAATTCACTTACTCTCGGGAAGTACCCCGCGACATGGTCGACAACAACCCTCTCGTTCGCATTCATGTCGTTCACGAGCCCTATACCGGAACGATAGAAACCAGGTCCGTCATCAAATAATAAAACCAGGAGTTCAATATGCAAAAATCACTTAAAAACCTGCTGATGTCGGCGTTACTGATTTCTTCCGTCTATTGCGCCGGGGTCAGCGCACAAACCGCTACCCAACCCGCAAAAAATGCCGTCGCCACTGCCGACAACGCGATGATGCTGACTGTGTTTCTGAAGCATGATCAAACCCGACCATTAAGTGAACTCAGGCCCAGCTCGCGCAACAGGGTTTCCATAAAACCTTTCCCCCGGCCGGAGTCGAGGTGGTGAGCTGGAACATCATGATGGGTATCGGCCAGGTCGTGACCGTGCGATTTCCTGTCTCGCGTCTGGCGGAAGTGAATCTTGCACTGGAAAACACTGCTTGGGGCAGCTACCGCACCGAGTTCTATCCGACCTACGATTTCAAGCCGATCGCGATGGCTGAGCAAGCCAAAGCCCAAGCGGCTCAATGATGTCGGCAGCACACCGGATCACCGGTGTGCTGCCAGCCTTGCTTCTTGTCCGAAGCCGTCCAGAATCAAAGCACCACTGCGCGAATGACAACGATTGCCAAGTCGCTGCGGATTCAGCACTCTGAAACGACTTTCTCGACCAACCCGCCGACGTTCACAGGAGCCGCGCAATGCCCGCAACCGTTCTGGTACTGGTTGAAACCATCAATGACTATTTGCCGATCCTCGAACATCAGGGCTTCCACCTGATTCTCGCCCCCACACCCGCCGAACGTGCGCACGCCATTGCCTCCCAAGGCAGCCGCATCGATGCGGTGCTGACCCGCGGTCCGCTGGGCCTCACGGCGGAAGAGATCGCCGCCCTGCCCGCGTTGAAGATCATTACCGTCATCGGCGCCGGCTACGAACAGGTCGACCTGCAAGCCGCCAGCAACCGTGGCATTACCG contains these protein-coding regions:
- a CDS encoding tautomerase family protein, with translation MPLVRVDIQQNPDPTFAKRIGEHIYAALRSCIDVPEHDNFQILTEHDSQHLVYDPQYLGIQRSDGVVFIQITISEGRSIEKKQLLFKTIAESLHTQLAVRLEDVFINLVEVKKENWSFGNGIAQYVT
- a CDS encoding cysteine hydrolase family protein; translated protein: MPAALLIIDMQVGLFHGPEKPYQGERVLANIQRLVAQARANQVPIFAVRHTGPDGSPIAAGSPFWQLLPALELDADIDTLFDKSRPNAFHGTQLARQLESAQVDDLYIVGMKSQFCIDSTCRAAADLGFKPLLVVDAHTCMDTAALPAAAIIQHHNATLGAAFARLINCAEVTF
- the acnB gene encoding bifunctional aconitate hydratase 2/2-methylisocitrate dehydratase, whose protein sequence is MLEAYRKHIEERAALGIVPQPLNAEQTAGLVELLKNPPAGEEEFLVDLITNRIPPGVDEAAYVKAGFLSALAKGEVSSPLLDKKRAVELLGTMQGGYNIVTLVDLLDDAELAPVAAAQLKHTLLMFDAFHDVAEKAKNGNVHAKAVLQSWADGEWFKNRPTLEDKISLRVFKVTGETNTDDLSPAPDAWSRPDIPLHALAMLKMARDGIVPDQQGAIGPMKQIEEMRGQGFPIAYVGDVVGTGSSRKSATNSVLWFFGDDVPYVPNKRAGGFCFGSKIAPIFYNTMEDAGALPIEFDVSNMHMGDVIDLYPHAGKVCKHGTDEVLTTFEMKTPVLLDEVRAGGRIPLIIGRGLTEKARAELGLPAFDLFKKPDAPIESTKGYTLAQKMVGKACGLAEGKGIRPGTYCEPKMTTVGSQDTTGPMTRDELKDLACLGFSADLVMQSFCHTAAYPKPIDVTTHHTLPDFIMTRGGVSLRPGDGIIHSWLNRMLLPDTVGTGGDSHTRFPMGISFPAGSGLVAFAAATGVMPLDMPESILVRFKGKMKPGITLRDLVHAIPYFAIQNGLLTVEKKGKKNAFSGRILEIEGLEGLTLEQAFELSDASAERSAAGCTIKLSKESITEYLNSNITLLRWMIGEGYGDARTLERRAQAMEAWVANPELMEADADAEYAEVIEIDLADISEPVLCAPNDPDDARLLSSVAGEKIDEVFIGSCMTNIGHFRAAGKLLDQVKGQLPTRLWLSPPTKMDAHQLTEEGYYGIYGKAGARMEMPGCSLCMGNQARVEPNSTVVSTSTRNFPNRLGDGANVYLASAELASVASILGRLPTVEEYMEYAGKIDSMAADIYRYLSFDQIAEFREAAANANIPVVQA
- a CDS encoding SulP family inorganic anion transporter is translated as MSSLAPPVAPINRWQDVLAGLSIAGLLLPEAVAYSTIAALAPQAGVIALFAGLLCYGVFGTSRFAIVSATSSSAAVLAAATATLANGDTQLRSTLAVGLVLVTGGLFLLAGLFRLGSVTAFIAKPVLRGFAFGLALTIILKQVASVVGVHLTDANLVRFAPQLLEQLPQWNWPAAAVAAVALVLLGLFSRFPRLPGGLLVVVIVIVAGQWLNLPAYGVKMIGMIDLSLEVPNLPVLPFADWLRLGEVGFALVMILYAESYGSISAYALKHGDRVTSNRDLLALGASNLLSGLFHGMPAGAGYSATSANEAAGATSRWAGAVAALVVLIIVLTVLPWIALTPEPILAAIVMHALGRGLSLQPLGRYFIWRRDRLLVICAVSAVLLLGVLDGLLVSVAISVLLMLKQMSAADIQVLGRIDGGHDFVDVQRHPIAQTEPGVMIIRPSEALFFANVERILGAALRLVRHAEVPVHTVILSLEETPDLDGTSIEAMQEFFLRVHQEGKRLILARLKHEALTVLEALPEVQANGVILSGLSVDGAVQKALKFNP
- a CDS encoding DUF4822 domain-containing protein, coding for MQKNMMTGLLLAALLAPLASANADVRELASSPRWLTTKVYLDGAPETDVKAKYPGVVGISTWDPERNRYEFFYTDTGESKYNNGGGGYFFVTGDQQQHILVPDVGPTRTWARRLETLNNREFTYSREVPRDMVDNNPLVRIHVVHEPYTGTIETRSVIK
- a CDS encoding HAAAP family serine/threonine permease; this encodes MNDQANSVEERFDAAAPAELSSWNRQDTTWMLGLFGTAIGAGTLYLPINAGLGGFWPLVVLALLAFPMTFYAHRGLTRFVLSGREGADITEVVEQHFGIKAGALITLLYFFAIFPILLIYSVGLTNTVASFLEHQLHITPPPRALLSFVLILGLLAVVRCGQEAIVKAMSLMVYPFIVALLFLAVYLIPHWNGGILTTVSQVPPPSALLHTLWLAIPVMVFSFNHSPIISAFAVDQKRQYGVHADERSSQILFRAHALMVLMVLFFVFSCVLTLSPEQLAEAKEQNLSILSYLANHFNNPTIEFAAPLIAFVAISKSFLGHYIGASEGLKGLIVKSGKRPSAKALDRIVAAFMLVICWIIATLNPSILGMIETVGGPVIAAILFLMPMYAIRKIPAMARYRGQASNVFVTAVGLVAISALVYKLTM